A region of Bacillus rossius redtenbacheri isolate Brsri chromosome 2, Brsri_v3, whole genome shotgun sequence DNA encodes the following proteins:
- the LOC134529582 gene encoding vesicle-associated membrane protein 2-like gives MDNQAGGSRDGFGGPRTPQQQQAQQNLKKTQAQVDEVVGIMRVNVEKVLERDSKLSELDNRADALQQGASQFEQQAGKLKRKYWWKNIKMMIIMGVIALVVLAIIIVLIAGPTSGGSSDAAVVTPAVSPAQSPTIAPNQ, from the exons AT GGACAATCAGGCAGGCGGCAGCAGAGATGGGTTTGGTGGGCCGCGTACGCCACAACAGCAGCAAGCTCAGCAAAACTTGAAGAAGACACAAGCACAAGTTGATGAG GTGGTCGGGATCATGAGGGTGAATGTGGAGAAGGTCTTGGAACGTGATTCTAAACTGTCAGAACTTGACAACAGAGCAG atgCGTTACAGCAAGGAGCATCCCAGTTTGAACAACAAGCAGGAAAGCTGAAAAGAAAATACTGGTGGAAAAACATAAAG atGATGATTATAATGGGAGTGATAGCTCTGGTTGTGCTTGCTATCATTATTG TGTTAATTGCTGGGCCAACATCTGGTGGAAGTAGTGATGCTGCTGTTGTTACACCTGCTG